The DNA region CAACGCCTTGGCCGAATCTCCTGAGATACTTAAAGCGAAAACGCAAGAAGTGATAATCACCCCCCACATAGGGGAGTTCTCCCGTCTATCGGGACTCTCTAAGGAAGAGATACTGAGAGCTCCCCACGAGGTCGCCTCAGAGTTTGCCAAGGAGTACGGCGTTACGGTAGTTCTAAAGAGTGGAAGGACTGTCGTGGCAACCCCCGAGGGTAAGACCTACATAAACGTTATCGGAAATCCCGGAATGGCAACTGCCGGAACAGGAGACGTTCTAAGTGGAGTTATCGGAGCGCTCCTCGGAATGGGAGTAGAGGCAGAGGACGCAGCAAAGTTTGGCGTCTTCCTCCACTCCCTCGCCGGAGACTTGGCAGCAGAGGAGTTAACCCAAGAAGCCCTTAAGGCGTGCGACATCATAGACTTCCTCCCGGGGGCAATTAAGAGGGTTAAAGAGAGGGAAGTTAATCCGATAAGACACTCACTACCCTTTGTAACCCACCTTAGAGAGATAGTAGGTGCGTAGGCAGGCAGTTAAGATACTGTCAATACTCCTTGGAATTCTCGTCGTCGGGTACTTCGGGACGAGCCTCGTCTCCTCTTTGACGGGGGAGTTTTACCTTAACAACCCCCTCTTTCACGTCCTTTTTGCCCTGATTCTCATCCTCCTTACGGTTCTCTTTGCAATTTTCATAAGGAACCTCGTCCTCTTCTTCTTTCCCCACTTTAAGACGAACCTAAGGCTCAAGATATTTACTGCCTTCGTTCTCCTTATCCTCGGCCCTGCCCTCTTTACGATTTTCCTCTCAAGTAGCGTCGTAAACAACGGACTTGACAGGTTACTAAGGATTCAGGTCAAGAGAATAGTGAACATCTCCAAGGACACGACAGAGCAGTTCATACAGTTCATCTCCGACGACCTAAAGAGGAAAATTCGCCAGCTAAAGGGAAGGAAAAACGTCTACCCCTACACGCTCAAAGTTTACGGAGTGGACGGCTTTTTAAAGGTTGAAGGAAAAAGGGTAAGGAAGGTCGGCAACATCCCGATAAACCCCAAGGAGGTAAGCTCTCTAAAGGAGTCTGTCAGCTACACCTTCCTTGACCACGAGAACAAGCTCCTAATAGTCTGCCAGAAAGAGAAAAGGAGAGCCTTCTGCATCTCAAAGAGGCTACCGGACAAGCTCGTTAAGGACATAGAGAAACTCTCAGAGCTCCACTCAAACTACGAGTCAATGGTCGCCTACAAGACCCCCATTAAGGCACTCTACACCCTCACATTCACAATAATGGGAATAGCCGTTCTCTTTGGAGCTCTCTGGTTTGCACGCTACTTTGAGAAGAGGATAACGATACCGATAGAAGCCCTCTACCGGGCAACCCAGAAGATTTCAAAGGGAGACCTCAACGTAAAGGTAGAAGAGGAAGCCTCTGATGAGCTTAAGCACGTCATAGAGGCCTTTAACTACATGGTGGAACAGCTCAGAGCTCTAAAGCACTCCCTTGAAGAGAGCCGTCGCTACATGGAGCAGATACTAAACAGCATCACGCCGGCAATTATCACCTTTGACGTAAACTACAGGCTCGTTTCCTGCAACAGGAGGGCGAGGGAGCTCTTTGGCTTTTCTGGAGAGAACAGGGAGTTGAACATCTTGGAGCTCCTTTCACGCTACCCAGAGCTTAAAAAGGCAGTTGAGGAACTGATTTTAAAAGGAGAGAGGAAGACAGAAGTTAGAGAAGAGATAAACGGAAGGGAAAAGTTCTTAACCGTTGAGCTCATTATCTCTCCGGAGATTTCAGACAGGATTCTCATAATTGAGGACGTTACAGACCTTGTAAAGGCACAAAAAGCTCAAGCTTGGAAAGAGGTTGCCCGTAGAATTGCCCACGAGATAAAGAACCCACTAACTCCGATTACTCTCAACGCTGAGAGGATAAGGAGACAGTTTAAGAAAGGAAATCCCGAAATAGGTGAAATAATAGACAAGGCCGTTGACTCAATCCTTGCAGAGGTAGAGGTCATAAAGAGGCTAATAGACGAGTTCAGGAAGTTCGCAAGGCTACCACTTCCGGAGAAAAAGCTCTCAGACGTTAACAGCCTGATAAGGAGCTCCCTTGAGCCCTACGAGAACAGAGTGGCTTTAAAGTTTGAGCTTGAGGACATTCCCCAAATTCCCTTAGACAGAAGCTTAATGAGGGAGGTTCTAATAAACCTGATAGAGAACAGCATTGAGGCAGGAGCTACAGAGGTTAGCGTCTCCACCACCTCAAAAGACGGAAAGATTTTCATCGTCTTTAAGGACAACGGCCCCGGCATACCAGAAGAAATCGCCGATAAACTCTTTGCTCCCTACGTGTCAACAAAGGAAGACGGCTGGGGACTCGGGCTTTCCATCGTTAAAAAGATAGTGGAAGACCACGGCGGAAAGATATACACAATTGACAGGAATACTTTCGTTATAGAGCTCCCCGTCTAACCTGCTCCATCTTCTCCTTCAGCTTCCTCTCAACGAACTTTGTTACAAAGGGAGAAACGTCACCTCCGTAAAAGGCTATCTCTCTAACGGCAGAAGAGGAAAGGTAGGCGTACTCATCGGAGGGCATCAGGAAAACGGTCTCTATCTCAGGGTAGAGCTTCCTGTTGAGTGAAGCCATCGTAAACTCGTGGTCCATATCGGAAATTATCCTGATTCCCCTTAAAATGGCTACAGCTCCCTCCTTCTTAGCAAACTCAACAAGGAGGGTGTTAAAGGTCTTAACCTCCACCTTACCGGCAAGCCCAACTTCCTCAAGGCTTTTCTCAAACATCTCCTTCCTCTCTTCAATGGTGAAGAGAGGCTTTTTCTTTGGGTTCTCTGCAATCCCTATTATCAACTCTGGGAAGAGCTCCAGTCCCCTCCTCACTATGTCAAGGTGACCAAGGGTCACAGGGTCAAAAGTTCCGGGATAGATAGCCCTCTTTATCATTTGGAAACCTCCCCTCTGGGGTAAGCGGAATTCTACAAAATCGGAAGTAGAGTGTTATCATTAACCCAAACGCTTTTGGAGGGATGAGATGAAGATTGGAACGCCCTTAGCCCATAACGCAACAAAGATTCTCCTCCTCGGAAGTGGAGAGCTTGGAAAGGAATTTGCAATAGAGGCCTTAAGGCTTGGAATTGAGGTCATAGCCGTTGACAGCTACGAATACGCCCCTGCCCAGCAGGTAGCCCAGCGCTACTACGTCATAGACATGAAGGACGGAAAGCAGATAAAGAACATCGTCTACAGGGAAAAGCCAGACTTTATAGTGCCAGAGATTGAGGCAATAGACACAGACGCCTTGGTTGAGCTTGAAGAGGAAGGTTTCGTAGTTGTCCCAAGCGCAAAGGCCGTTAAATACACAATGGACAGAATAGGAATCAGGAGGCTTGCAGCTGAGGAGCTCGGACTTAAGACCTCTGCCTACAGGTTCGCCTCCGACATAGAAACCTACAGGAAGGCCGTGAAGGAAATCGGACTGCCCGTCGTCGTTAAGCCGGTTATGAGCTCCTCCGGTAAAGGACAGAGCATAGTAAGGAGCGAAGAGGAGATTGATAGAGCCTTCTA from Phorcysia thermohydrogeniphila includes:
- a CDS encoding sensor histidine kinase, yielding MRRQAVKILSILLGILVVGYFGTSLVSSLTGEFYLNNPLFHVLFALILILLTVLFAIFIRNLVLFFFPHFKTNLRLKIFTAFVLLILGPALFTIFLSSSVVNNGLDRLLRIQVKRIVNISKDTTEQFIQFISDDLKRKIRQLKGRKNVYPYTLKVYGVDGFLKVEGKRVRKVGNIPINPKEVSSLKESVSYTFLDHENKLLIVCQKEKRRAFCISKRLPDKLVKDIEKLSELHSNYESMVAYKTPIKALYTLTFTIMGIAVLFGALWFARYFEKRITIPIEALYRATQKISKGDLNVKVEEEASDELKHVIEAFNYMVEQLRALKHSLEESRRYMEQILNSITPAIITFDVNYRLVSCNRRARELFGFSGENRELNILELLSRYPELKKAVEELILKGERKTEVREEINGREKFLTVELIISPEISDRILIIEDVTDLVKAQKAQAWKEVARRIAHEIKNPLTPITLNAERIRRQFKKGNPEIGEIIDKAVDSILAEVEVIKRLIDEFRKFARLPLPEKKLSDVNSLIRSSLEPYENRVALKFELEDIPQIPLDRSLMREVLINLIENSIEAGATEVSVSTTSKDGKIFIVFKDNGPGIPEEIADKLFAPYVSTKEDGWGLGLSIVKKIVEDHGGKIYTIDRNTFVIELPV
- the coaD gene encoding pantetheine-phosphate adenylyltransferase; protein product: MIKRAIYPGTFDPVTLGHLDIVRRGLELFPELIIGIAENPKKKPLFTIEERKEMFEKSLEEVGLAGKVEVKTFNTLLVEFAKKEGAVAILRGIRIISDMDHEFTMASLNRKLYPEIETVFLMPSDEYAYLSSSAVREIAFYGGDVSPFVTKFVERKLKEKMEQVRRGAL